From the candidate division KSB1 bacterium genome, the window TTTTTTCATGCTAACACCTCATATTTTTGATTGTTAAAGTAAAAATTTATCACCCAGACTGCTTACTTTATTGGCTGGTCTATCTGTTGAACGATGATCTCAATGTCGTAATATATTTAATATTTATTCTTCATGAAATGCTAACGATTTCCCTTGCTCGTTCCATACGATCGTAGATTTGTTTGCGTTTACGACCAGAGATTGTTGCGTAAATATCTGTAGTTTGAATGTATTTATGGCCTAACTGATCTTTTACTTCCTCCTGGGTGTGACCAGCATCGAGCATATGCACCGCTATAGAATGTCTTAAAGTATGTGCATGCCATTTATCTTTGGGCAATTTTGCTTTCTTGGCATACGCCCGAAAAAGATCATCGATGGTTTTTCGTGAAATTGCATTTTTCTTCCGGGAAAGAAACAAAGGCGAATAAAAATCAACTTCTCTTTCCTTAAGGTAAGCTTTTAAAAGTCGAGCAGTGTCTGAGAAAATGCCATACTCTCCTGAAACACCACCTTTCAATCGCCAGATTTTAATCCGTCGGCGATCCAAGTCAATATCTTCTATTTTAAGTAATCCGGCTTCCGATGCCCTGAGGCCGTATTTATAAATCACATTGAACATGGCCCGATCGCGTTTAGATTTGATCTTTGAAAAAAATCTCGCGGTCTCTTCCTGGGTAAGATATTTTATGGTTGTATTTTTTTGATTGATAGGATCCATTGATATACCTGTTTAAATGTCCGGTGAGGAAAAAGGGCTCTACCGGTCAGTTTGTGTATTATGTCCGGTTGGAAGTATAGCTATAAATTCAATAAAATAAAAGGGTTATTTTGATTTAAAGGCAACCATCGATTGTCTAACCGGACAGTATACTTAAGATTTTCCCCCCAAGGTACTGCAAGAAAAAAAAGTTTAATGCCGACAAGCTTCAACGCCAGGAATCCGGAAAAGTACTTGCTTTAAAAACATCCATTCCTTTTATTGGTTTTTGTGGTTTTAGACAAATAGACATTTTCATTCCATCTTTCGAATCAATTTTGCTAAATTAAGGTTGTTGGAAATGATATTGAATAGAATTCATGCAAAGCCAAAACAAAACGCTATCCTGCTAATACCTCATAGAATGAAGAAAATGACAACCCATTATATTTGCCTACTCTTTCTCTGGTCGAGTCTTTCCGGTTGTGGTACATTTCCCAGGGGTAGTTATGGCAAACCACAAGAAATTTCATATTCAAATGTTCAGGGATTTTCTCCACAAAAAGGCGAGGTATTGGAATGGCATTCAGCCAGCATAAACAATGAAGATGAGCCTGTTGTGACGGCCTCACGTTTGCCACCATCCGGCTTGAAGATAAGATGGCTGGGCACTGCGGGATATGAAATTAGTGACGACTCTACAGTTATCTTAATTGATCCATTTGTCTCCCGGCCTGCTTTTGGTCAGCTAATCAAAACCATTACGATCGACACGAGTGCCGTTAACCATTACATCCTTGCGCCGATTCCATTACAAAACCTAAAAGTAATATTAGTTGCACATGCGCATCATGATCATGTTCAGGATGTCCCATATATTCTTGCGCAATATCCGGATTCCCTAAAACGACCATTGGTAGTAGGCAGCCAGAATGTCCATGACCTGATCGTTGGACATGAGCCTGGAAGAGGCATGGAATGGCTCGATTCAATTGGAGGATTGCAAAATAGCAAAATAAAGACACTGCTTTTTAGTCCTGGTAAAAAAGAATGTTTGCTGGGTTCGGACATTTATTGTGATGTCGGTAGGTTTGGTAATTTCAAGATAACGGCATTTGCCTCTGACCATTCCAGTTATGATCATCTGGGTTCTACCGCTATTGTTGGTTCCATCAAAAAACATCCCCCCTATAATGTTTTTGATTATAAGATGAACCATAATACTTCAATTGGTTATTTGATAGAATACCAGGGCTTACGCATTTTTTTTAGTGAATCTACTATCGTTAGACACAACAACCAAATAGGTGAAGTGGATATCCTGATCCAGGGCATCACATCCAGAAGAGACTATAACACTATAGTTCAAACCCTTGCATATCTAAAACCTAAATATGTGATCCCATCCCACTACGACAATTTTTTCAAGCCAATTAAGAAAATGAAAATCCTTGATACAAAAATTGGCTTGGGTCCGCTAAATTTCAGCCGCTTTGAGCAATTTGTTATTGGATTTGAGAGATATTATGCCAAGGTTGCGCGTGACCGTTTTAAGTTAGCTGCAAAGAACTTTCAGCCAAAACTTCGTCTGATGAAGTTATTTTACTTTTATTCACTGGTGAATTTAGACCAATAGGAGTCGACATGAAAAAATATATTCTTGGATTTCTTGGATTGGTGTTATTAATCGGAGGATGGTGGACTTACAAGCTTGTCTGGGGTAAACCGCTGAACATAAACCATTTTTATGAAAGAGTATTCATCGAATTCTTACTGGACGATCCGCAGTTACTCTCCCAATTAGGATTCATAGATAATTCACTTTTAGATTTTCACAGTGACGATCTAACGGACTCATCGCCAGCCCGGGCTCAAAAACTTGCTGATAAAACTCGGAGCGATCTCGAGCTTCTGCGTAGCTACGACCGTGAGGATCAAAGCAAATCGCAACAACTTTCAACTGATATCCTGGAATGGTTCATCGATGATGCTGTCCGGGGAGAACGATTTATGTACCATAATTATCCTGTCAATCAACTATTCGGAGTGCAGAGTAACCTTCCCAGTTTCATGGACGCTACACATCAAGTCAAAAATAAGAAAAGTGCGGAAAATTACATAGCCAGGTTATCAAAATTTGGTATTAAGTTCGACCAGGTGATTGAAGGATTGAAACTGCGGGAAGAAAAAGGGATCATCCCACCCAAATTTGTTATAGAGAAAGTTCTCATAGAAATGCGGAATTTCGTTATTCAACCAGTAGATGAGAACATCCTGTTTGTTTCCTTTCAAATGAAAGTTGAAAAGGTAAAAGAGTTTGAAAAAGAAAGCGCTGGTAAACTCTTTGCAGATGTCCGAGAACAGATTGAAAAAACTGTGTTCCCTGCTTATCAAAGAATGATTTTCTATTTTGAAGCTTTAGAGGCTAAAGCCACAACCGATGACGGCGTTTGGAAACTTCCCGATGGTGAAGCATATTATGCTTACCAGTTGCGCAGCAATACCACATCCGATTTCACTCCGGAAGAGGTACACCAGCTTGGCTTAGAGGAGGTAAACCGTATCCAGAGTACAATGCATTCAATCCTGGATAGCCTCGGTTATACCGGTAAGACCGTTGCGAGTCACATGCGCCGACTCGGCTCAGAAGACCGCTTCCTTTATCCTGATACCGATTCCGCACGTGTGCAAATCTTAAAAAAATACCAGGAGATTATCGATGAAATCGACCAAAACCTGGGCATGGTATTTAACGTACGCCCTAAGATGGGTGTGGAAGTAAGGCGCGTTCCCGAATTTAAGGAGAAGACCGCACCTGGCGCTTATTACAATGGACCAGCAATGGACGGATCACGTCCAGGTGTTTTCTTTGCCAATCTTCGCGATGTAAAAGAAATTTCTAAATTTGGCATGCGTACCCTGGCCTATCATGAAGCCATACCCGGCCACCATTTTCAAATAGCGATCCAGCAAAAGATAACCGGAGTTCCCACTTTCCGCAATCTTATTCCCTTTACTGCTTACACAGAAGGGTGGGCGCTTTATGCGGAGCTCCTTGCATGGGAATACGGCCTTCAGCAAGATCCGTTCAATAATCTTGGCCGATTGCAAGCCGAATTGTTTCGAGGGGTACGCCTTGTTGTTGATACCGGCATACATTACAAAAGATGGACGCGCGAACAAGCTATCGCTTATATGCTTGACAATACCGGCATGTCAAAAGGTGATGTAGTTGCAGAGATTGAACGTTATATTGTCAATCCAGGTCAAGCCTGTGCTTATAAGATCGGGATGTTAAGAATTGTTGAGTTGCGAGAAAAAGCGAAACAAAAATTGGGCGATCACTTCGACATCAGGGATTTTCATGATGTGGTACTCAAGAACGGCGCCATGCCCCTGAGCATTCTAGAACAGGTGGTGAATGAATATGTAGAGAGTAAATTGTCCTCTTAAAGCTTGTGTTCATTCTAAAAAGGTGGGATACCGATTCCATCGCTCTCATAAGTATTTGTTTTTATGTAACATTGCTTTTGGAAAAGCGATTGCATCGGTTTTTAGAGTAGACTCAAGCTTCATTTATTAAATCCTTGTTTTATCCGTGCGAATCCGTGGCTATATTATTGTTTTTATTTAAAGTCCGAGAGTTTATTAATCTTATTTTATTTGAATGAATAGCACACAATAAGGGATGAGTTTCATAAATCTGTCTTGATTTGTAAATTTAACTATATTATTTTTGTTGTCAATTCGGAAAACAAATAATTAAGGAGAAAGAATATGTTCAACTCTACAGGGATCAAAAAGAACTGGAGTATGCAGCTTTTTTTCACTTTCATTTTAGTCGGTTGTATGTCCTGTGGCCAAAAGTATGGTGAGATTCAATTCGATCCTGATAATGGTGGTATTCAGTTAGCCGATGGCTTTAGCGCTTTTGTGGTTGCCGACAGTCTAGGCCGCGCACGGCATATGGCCGTAAACACGAATGGCGATATTTACGTAGCGCTGCGATCCACAAGAAATGAGCAGGGCGGTATTGTGGCGCTGCGGGACACCACCGGCGATGGCAGAGCAGATATAATTGAGCGCTTTGGTGAATATGGTGGTACAGGAATTGGAATTCACAATGGATATCTCTATTTCGCTCCTGACACCGCTGTGTATAGATACCGGCTGACCGAGGGAGAGTTGGTTCCCGAAAATCCCCCGGAGACTGTGGTCTCCGGTTTTCTAAGACAACGGCAGCATGCCGTTAAACCCTTTGCTTTTGACGGTGAAGGCAATATGTATGTGAACGTTGGCGCGCCCTCAAATGCCTGCCAGGAGAAAATGCGCAGACCAGGATCGCCGGGTTTGGATCCGTGTCCCCATTTAGGACGGCACGCAGGTATTTGGCGCTTTAGTGATGATAAGCTCAATCAAACGCAAGTCGATGATGGTTACCGTTATGCCAGTGGGATTCGTAATTCGGTTGCCATAGATTGGAACCCGGTTTCCAAAAAACTATATGTTGTCCAGCATGGCCGCGATCAATTAGAGGGTTTATGGCCGGAACTTTTTAACGACAGCTTAAATGCAGAGCTGCCTTCCGAGGAGTTTTTAATGCTGGACGATGGCTCTAATTTCGGATGGCCCTATTGTTATAATGATCATCTTCAAGGCAAAAAGATACTTGCTCCTGAATATGGCGGCGATGGCAAGAAAGTCGGCAGATGTGAGCAATACGAGAGACCGATTGTGGCTTTTT encodes:
- a CDS encoding MBL fold metallo-hydrolase, encoding MNRIHAKPKQNAILLIPHRMKKMTTHYICLLFLWSSLSGCGTFPRGSYGKPQEISYSNVQGFSPQKGEVLEWHSASINNEDEPVVTASRLPPSGLKIRWLGTAGYEISDDSTVILIDPFVSRPAFGQLIKTITIDTSAVNHYILAPIPLQNLKVILVAHAHHDHVQDVPYILAQYPDSLKRPLVVGSQNVHDLIVGHEPGRGMEWLDSIGGLQNSKIKTLLFSPGKKECLLGSDIYCDVGRFGNFKITAFASDHSSYDHLGSTAIVGSIKKHPPYNVFDYKMNHNTSIGYLIEYQGLRIFFSESTIVRHNNQIGEVDILIQGITSRRDYNTIVQTLAYLKPKYVIPSHYDNFFKPIKKMKILDTKIGLGPLNFSRFEQFVIGFERYYAKVARDRFKLAAKNFQPKLRLMKLFYFYSLVNLDQ
- a CDS encoding tyrosine-type recombinase/integrase, which gives rise to MDPINQKNTTIKYLTQEETARFFSKIKSKRDRAMFNVIYKYGLRASEAGLLKIEDIDLDRRRIKIWRLKGGVSGEYGIFSDTARLLKAYLKEREVDFYSPLFLSRKKNAISRKTIDDLFRAYAKKAKLPKDKWHAHTLRHSIAVHMLDAGHTQEEVKDQLGHKYIQTTDIYATISGRKRKQIYDRMERAREIVSIS
- a CDS encoding DUF885 domain-containing protein, which codes for MKKYILGFLGLVLLIGGWWTYKLVWGKPLNINHFYERVFIEFLLDDPQLLSQLGFIDNSLLDFHSDDLTDSSPARAQKLADKTRSDLELLRSYDREDQSKSQQLSTDILEWFIDDAVRGERFMYHNYPVNQLFGVQSNLPSFMDATHQVKNKKSAENYIARLSKFGIKFDQVIEGLKLREEKGIIPPKFVIEKVLIEMRNFVIQPVDENILFVSFQMKVEKVKEFEKESAGKLFADVREQIEKTVFPAYQRMIFYFEALEAKATTDDGVWKLPDGEAYYAYQLRSNTTSDFTPEEVHQLGLEEVNRIQSTMHSILDSLGYTGKTVASHMRRLGSEDRFLYPDTDSARVQILKKYQEIIDEIDQNLGMVFNVRPKMGVEVRRVPEFKEKTAPGAYYNGPAMDGSRPGVFFANLRDVKEISKFGMRTLAYHEAIPGHHFQIAIQQKITGVPTFRNLIPFTAYTEGWALYAELLAWEYGLQQDPFNNLGRLQAELFRGVRLVVDTGIHYKRWTREQAIAYMLDNTGMSKGDVVAEIERYIVNPGQACAYKIGMLRIVELREKAKQKLGDHFDIRDFHDVVLKNGAMPLSILEQVVNEYVESKLSS
- a CDS encoding PQQ-dependent sugar dehydrogenase, whose translation is MQLFFTFILVGCMSCGQKYGEIQFDPDNGGIQLADGFSAFVVADSLGRARHMAVNTNGDIYVALRSTRNEQGGIVALRDTTGDGRADIIERFGEYGGTGIGIHNGYLYFAPDTAVYRYRLTEGELVPENPPETVVSGFLRQRQHAVKPFAFDGEGNMYVNVGAPSNACQEKMRRPGSPGLDPCPHLGRHAGIWRFSDDKLNQTQVDDGYRYASGIRNSVAIDWNPVSKKLYVVQHGRDQLEGLWPELFNDSLNAELPSEEFLMLDDGSNFGWPYCYNDHLQGKKILAPEYGGDGKKVGRCEQYERPIVAFSGHWAPNDLLFYTGNQFPASYQNGAFIAFHGSWNRAPLEQAGYNIVFVPFDGERPSGDWSVFADGFAGVDVIHGPQDAQHRPMGLAQGPDGSLYVSDSVTGRIWCIRYTGK